Proteins encoded in a region of the Anaerolineae bacterium genome:
- the lexA gene encoding transcriptional repressor LexA, with protein MTMALSERQNKILEFLKSFTLDNGYPPTIREIGKAVGITSTSVVNYNLDALQRAGFIYRDRTVSRGIRLAEGLEELVSSVELVRIPMLGRIAAGIPIQVPEGAFDRETDVIELTPDLLPPQREGIYALKVQGTSMIDALINDGDIVVMRHTNTAENGDMVAAWLLDREETTLKRFFHEGNRVRLQPENQTMAPIFVDPDKVEVQGRVVTVIRQLN; from the coding sequence TTGACGATGGCCCTCTCAGAACGACAAAACAAAATTTTGGAGTTTCTCAAATCATTTACCCTGGACAATGGCTATCCCCCCACCATTCGGGAGATAGGCAAAGCCGTGGGTATTACCTCAACCTCGGTGGTCAACTACAATCTCGACGCCTTACAGCGGGCGGGTTTTATCTATCGAGATCGGACCGTGTCCCGCGGTATCCGTTTAGCCGAAGGACTGGAAGAGTTGGTCAGTTCTGTCGAGCTGGTGAGGATCCCCATGTTGGGCCGCATTGCCGCCGGTATCCCCATCCAGGTGCCCGAAGGCGCGTTTGACCGCGAAACCGATGTCATTGAACTGACTCCCGATTTGTTGCCGCCGCAGCGTGAGGGTATCTACGCCCTCAAAGTGCAGGGTACTTCCATGATTGACGCCCTGATCAATGACGGCGATATTGTGGTGATGCGCCATACCAACACCGCCGAAAATGGCGACATGGTGGCGGCCTGGTTGCTTGACCGGGAAGAGACCACGCTCAAACGTTTTTTCCATGAGGGCAACCGGGTGCGGCTCCAGCCCGAAAACCAAACTATGGCCCCCATTTTTGTTGACCCCGACAAAGTGGAGGTACAGGGCCGGGTGGTGACGGTCATCCGCCAGTTGAATTAG